Proteins encoded in a region of the Labeo rohita strain BAU-BD-2019 chromosome 22, IGBB_LRoh.1.0, whole genome shotgun sequence genome:
- the LOC127153432 gene encoding uncharacterized protein LOC127153432: protein MQLRGVNYRRAKLYHGRIHTFTAVGLAGVFGESVSVTEGDSVTLHTNVTEIRIDDDILWKFGAEKSQIAKIKKKKQIFNTSDVPDGRFRNRLKLDNQTGSLTITNITTQHAGVYQLEIAGAKKSLKTFNVFVNTRLPVPVISSNSSNCSSSSSSSQQNCSLLCSVVNVGDVTLSWYKGNSLLSSISVSDLSISLSLPLEVEYQDKNTYSCVINNSFTNQTQHLDIKLCQTCAVTSVPPVSVSAAVSVSLLIVAAVVIFWTCRKYRKSDQEVETSEEEITYTEPTFNRRSTQESNVKEDDHVDYAPVVMR from the exons ATGCAACTACGAGGTGTGAACTATAGGAGGGCCAAACTCTACCATGGGAGGATTCACACATTCACAGCTGTTGGTTTAGCAG gtgtgtttggtgagtCAGTGTCAGTGACGGAGGGAGATTCTGTTACTCTACACACTAATGTTACTGAAATACGTATAGATGATGACATACTGTGGAAATTTGGAGCTGAAAAGTCTCAAATagctaaaataaagaaaaagaagcaAATCTTCAACACATCTGATGTtcctgatgggagattcagaaacagactgaagctggacaatcaaactggatctctgaccatcacaaacatcacaactcAACATGCTGGAGTTTATCAACTAGAGATAGCTGgagcaaaaaaatcattaaaaacatttaatgtttttgtcaatA CTCgtctgcctgttcctgtcatcagcAGTAACTCTTCAAActgttcttcatcatcatcatcatcacagcagaattgttcattgttgtgttcagtggtgaatgtgggtgatgtgactctctcctggtacaaaggaaacagtttattgtccagcatcagtgtgtctgatctcagcatcagtctctctctacctctggaggtggaatatcaggataaaaacacctacagctgtgtgatcaacaattcATTCACTAACCAGACTCAACATCTGGACATCAAACTCTGCCAGACTTGTGCAG TTACTTCAGTTCCTCCAGTCTCAGTCTCTGCTGCTGTTTCTGTATCTCTGCTGATTGTCGCTGCAGTCGTGATCTTCTGGACCTgtagaaaatacagaaaatctgATCAAGAAG TTGAGACTTCTGAAGAAGAGATCACTTACACTGAACCAACATTCAACAGAAGAAGCACACAGGAATCT AATGTTAAAGAGGACGACCATGTGGATTATGCACCAGTCGTGATGAGATGA